One part of the Deinococcus fonticola genome encodes these proteins:
- a CDS encoding 3-oxoacyl-ACP synthase III family protein, translating to MILNARILATGQALPQRIVPTAEVAALCGVPADLAMARSGVRERRWLSGDETALTLGAEAARNAVQAAGLSLDNVDALLNASGSHLQPIPDGAALLARELGLRGKSTYSLHATCLSFLVALHHACLLIHTGQVRHVLIVSTEAGSLGLNHAQAESTLLIGDGAAAVLLGPARHAAQGLEAYRLETYPEGAEHTRIRAGGSLMSPLRPEVTRADLTFDMQGLQVLKLARRVIPGFLERLRPGLSHGLTGLDHVIPHQASQAGLTLMERFGWPAERIEVTLPHLGNVIAASLPLTLHQAMREKRVAEGKTILLVGTGAGLIAGGGIFHL from the coding sequence ATGATACTGAACGCCCGCATTCTGGCCACGGGTCAGGCCCTGCCGCAGCGCATCGTGCCTACCGCCGAGGTGGCCGCCCTGTGCGGGGTTCCCGCCGATCTGGCCATGGCCCGCAGCGGCGTGCGCGAGCGCCGCTGGCTGTCCGGCGATGAAACCGCCCTGACCCTGGGGGCCGAGGCGGCCAGGAACGCCGTGCAGGCCGCCGGGCTGTCCCTGGACAACGTGGACGCCTTGCTGAACGCCAGTGGCAGCCACCTGCAACCCATCCCGGACGGCGCCGCCCTGCTGGCACGTGAACTGGGCCTGCGTGGAAAAAGCACGTACAGCCTGCACGCCACCTGCCTCAGCTTCCTGGTGGCCCTGCACCACGCCTGCCTGCTGATTCACACCGGGCAGGTCAGGCACGTCCTGATCGTCAGCACTGAGGCGGGCAGCCTGGGGCTGAACCACGCGCAGGCCGAAAGCACGCTGCTGATCGGGGACGGCGCGGCCGCGGTGCTGCTCGGCCCAGCCCGCCACGCTGCGCAGGGCCTCGAGGCTTACCGGCTGGAAACGTACCCGGAAGGCGCCGAGCACACGCGTATCCGGGCCGGGGGGTCGCTGATGTCGCCCTTGCGACCGGAGGTGACGCGGGCCGACCTGACCTTCGACATGCAGGGCCTGCAGGTTCTGAAACTGGCGCGCCGCGTCATTCCCGGTTTCCTGGAACGCCTGCGCCCTGGGCTCAGTCACGGCCTGACCGGCCTCGACCATGTCATTCCGCACCAGGCCAGTCAGGCGGGCCTGACGCTGATGGAACGCTTCGGCTGGCCCGCCGAGCGTATTGAAGTCACCTTGCCGCACCTGGGGAACGTCATTGCCGCCAGCCTTCCCCTGACGCTGCACCAGGCCATGCGGGAAAAACGGGTGGCCGAGGGAAAAACCATCCTGCTGGTCGGCACCGGAGCGGGCCTGATCGCAGGCGGAGGCATCTTTCACTTATGA
- a CDS encoding glycerophosphodiester phosphodiesterase encodes MRRPALLLLPALLASCSTGPAKPGPFIQGRTLNIAHQGGEGLWPSNTMLAYRKAVELGVDMLEVDMHATRDGVLVLSHDDTLDRLTDTRGRIADLPLSEVLKADAGFTLDPQGQKAYPFRGQGVQVAQVRDVLTSFPNTPMIIELKQAAPSLAAPFCKLLRDMRMTDKVIVASFSDDALNDFRRQCPGVGTSMTARELRPLVLLSKVGLAGLAKTPPSAVAAQVPVRAEGLEVVTPAFIRALHARGIAVQVWTINDEAEMRRLIDMGVDGIITDYPDVLKKVLAEEGAG; translated from the coding sequence ATGCGCCGACCTGCCCTGCTGCTTTTGCCCGCGCTTCTGGCCTCCTGTTCGACTGGCCCGGCGAAACCCGGCCCGTTCATTCAGGGAAGGACGCTGAACATCGCGCATCAGGGCGGTGAGGGCCTGTGGCCCAGCAACACCATGCTGGCTTACCGCAAGGCCGTGGAACTGGGTGTGGACATGCTGGAAGTGGACATGCATGCCACCCGTGACGGGGTGCTGGTGCTCTCGCACGACGACACGCTCGATCGCCTGACCGACACCAGGGGTCGCATTGCAGACCTGCCCCTTTCCGAGGTGCTGAAAGCCGACGCGGGGTTCACGCTTGACCCGCAGGGCCAGAAGGCCTACCCGTTCCGTGGGCAGGGCGTGCAGGTGGCGCAGGTTCGGGACGTGCTGACCAGTTTCCCGAACACGCCCATGATCATCGAACTCAAGCAGGCGGCGCCCAGCCTCGCCGCGCCGTTCTGCAAGCTGCTGCGCGACATGCGCATGACCGACAAAGTGATTGTCGCCAGTTTCAGCGACGACGCCCTGAACGACTTTCGGCGCCAGTGTCCCGGCGTGGGCACCAGCATGACTGCCCGGGAACTGCGGCCCCTCGTGCTGCTCAGCAAGGTCGGGCTGGCGGGCCTGGCCAAAACCCCGCCGTCTGCGGTGGCTGCTCAGGTTCCGGTGCGGGCCGAGGGGCTGGAGGTGGTCACGCCCGCGTTTATTCGCGCCCTGCACGCCCGCGGCATCGCCGTACAGGTGTGGACGATCAACGACGAGGCCGAGATGCGCCGCCTGATCGACATGGGCGTGGACGGGATCATCACCGACTACCCGGACGTGCTGAAAAAGGTGCTGGCTGAAGAGGGTGCGGGGTGA
- the aroA gene encoding 3-phosphoshikimate 1-carboxyvinyltransferase, whose translation MSGDGLPEQFDVVVHPASSLNGALRAQPSKNYTTRYLLAAALAPGETRVVGVATSEDAGAMLRCLRDWGAGVELVGEDAVIRGFGASPRAGVTLNPGNAGAVARFLMGVAALTTGTTFVTDYADSLGKRPQGDLLDALERLGARVGSNAGKLPITISGPVRGGVVEVSAEKSSQYASALMFLAPLLPAGLDLRLTGDIKSHAPLRQTLDTLAAFGVRASASDDLSRISIPGGQVYQAGRVLVPGDYPGSAAILSAAALLPGEVQLSNLREHDLQGEREAVNVLRDMGAAIVRQGDTLVVRGGRPLRAVTRDGDSFTDAVQALSAAAAFAAGQTTWQNVSTLRLKECDRISDTRRELERLGLTASETQGSLSVTGTAELAGGLTADGHGDHRMIMLLTLLGLRAAAPITITGAHHVRKSYPLFFRHLEALGARFDYLPTDTQSD comes from the coding sequence ATGAGTGGTGACGGTCTGCCGGAACAATTCGATGTGGTGGTGCATCCCGCCTCTTCTCTGAACGGGGCGCTGCGGGCGCAACCCAGCAAGAACTACACGACGCGTTATCTGCTGGCGGCGGCGCTGGCGCCCGGGGAAACGCGGGTGGTGGGCGTGGCGACCAGCGAGGACGCTGGGGCCATGCTGCGTTGCCTGCGCGACTGGGGGGCGGGCGTGGAGCTGGTGGGCGAAGACGCCGTGATTCGCGGGTTTGGCGCGTCCCCCAGGGCGGGCGTCACCCTGAATCCGGGCAATGCCGGGGCGGTGGCCCGCTTCCTGATGGGGGTGGCCGCGTTGACCACGGGCACGACGTTCGTGACGGACTACGCCGATTCGCTGGGGAAACGGCCGCAGGGCGATCTGCTGGACGCACTGGAGCGGCTGGGCGCCCGGGTCGGCAGCAACGCGGGGAAATTGCCCATCACCATTTCCGGCCCGGTGCGCGGGGGTGTTGTTGAGGTAAGTGCGGAGAAGTCCAGTCAGTACGCCTCGGCGCTGATGTTTCTGGCCCCGCTATTGCCTGCTGGCCTGGATTTGCGACTGACAGGCGACATCAAGAGTCACGCCCCTCTGCGGCAGACGCTGGACACGCTGGCCGCGTTCGGCGTGCGCGCCAGTGCCAGCGATGACCTGAGCCGCATTTCCATTCCGGGCGGGCAGGTGTACCAGGCCGGGCGCGTCCTGGTGCCGGGCGATTACCCCGGCTCAGCCGCCATTCTGAGCGCCGCTGCCCTGTTACCCGGCGAGGTGCAGCTCTCCAACCTGCGCGAGCATGACCTTCAGGGCGAGAGAGAAGCCGTGAATGTCCTGCGCGACATGGGGGCGGCCATCGTGCGCCAGGGGGACACGCTGGTGGTGCGCGGCGGGCGGCCTCTGCGGGCGGTGACGCGCGACGGCGACTCCTTTACCGACGCAGTGCAGGCCCTGAGCGCCGCCGCTGCTTTCGCGGCGGGCCAGACCACCTGGCAAAACGTCTCCACCCTGCGCCTGAAGGAGTGTGACCGTATCAGCGACACCCGGCGCGAACTGGAGCGGCTGGGCCTCACGGCGTCCGAAACGCAAGGCAGCCTGAGCGTGACGGGAACGGCGGAACTGGCGGGGGGGCTCACGGCGGACGGGCACGGGGATCACCGTATGATCATGCTGCTGACGCTGCTGGGCCTGCGGGCGGCGGCGCCCATCACGATTACCGGGGCGCATCACGTCCGCAAGAGTTACCCGCTGTTCTTCCGGCATCTGGAAGCGCTGGGGGCCAGATTCGATTATCTGCCCACCGATACCCAGTCCGATTGA
- a CDS encoding PQQ-dependent sugar dehydrogenase gives MKKLSLTLLAALGVSACAQTPAAQTPAAQTTAAQVPSDFKVNVFADGFDQPRYLALAPNGDIFVSDPGKGEIVVLTDANKDGKAEGRTVFAAGLNRPFSIEFHRNYVYVGNTNGVVRFPYKSGDRKATGAAEKLIDLPEGGHWTRTAVFGPDGKLYVSVGSTCNVCEETDARRAAIWVYDENGKNGKVYATGLRNAVGLEWSGNQLYATNNGRDQLGDNLPPEGFYKVKEGGFYGWPYCYTTQAGQPQVWDKDFGRKNADTCKKATPAFALTTAHSAPLGLAFYTGNTFPAQYKGQMFVALHGSWNRSQKSGYKVVTVNPQTGKVTDFMTGFLKGQNTQGRPVDLVVAADGSLLLSDDGTGKVWRIQYGK, from the coding sequence ATGAAGAAACTGTCCCTCACCCTGCTGGCCGCGCTGGGTGTCAGTGCCTGCGCCCAGACACCCGCCGCCCAGACACCCGCCGCCCAGACGACCGCCGCACAGGTGCCCTCCGATTTCAAGGTCAACGTATTCGCGGACGGTTTCGATCAACCACGTTACCTGGCCCTGGCGCCCAACGGGGACATCTTCGTAAGCGACCCCGGTAAGGGTGAAATTGTCGTGCTGACCGATGCCAACAAGGATGGCAAGGCCGAAGGCCGCACGGTGTTTGCCGCGGGCCTGAACCGCCCCTTCAGCATCGAATTCCACAGGAATTACGTGTACGTGGGGAACACCAACGGCGTGGTACGCTTTCCGTATAAATCCGGTGACCGCAAGGCCACGGGCGCGGCCGAGAAACTGATCGACCTGCCGGAGGGCGGACACTGGACGCGCACCGCCGTGTTCGGGCCGGACGGAAAACTGTACGTGTCGGTGGGCAGCACCTGCAACGTGTGCGAGGAAACCGATGCGCGCCGCGCCGCCATCTGGGTGTACGACGAGAACGGCAAGAACGGAAAGGTTTACGCCACCGGCCTACGCAATGCCGTGGGCCTGGAGTGGTCGGGCAACCAGCTTTACGCCACCAACAACGGGCGTGACCAATTGGGCGACAACCTTCCGCCCGAAGGTTTCTACAAGGTCAAGGAGGGCGGTTTCTACGGCTGGCCGTACTGCTACACCACGCAGGCCGGGCAACCCCAGGTGTGGGACAAGGATTTCGGACGCAAGAACGCCGACACCTGCAAGAAAGCCACGCCCGCCTTTGCCCTGACCACCGCGCACTCCGCGCCGCTGGGCCTGGCCTTTTACACCGGCAATACCTTCCCGGCCCAGTACAAGGGCCAGATGTTCGTCGCCCTGCACGGCAGCTGGAACCGCAGCCAGAAAAGCGGCTACAAGGTCGTGACTGTGAACCCGCAGACCGGGAAGGTCACGGACTTCATGACCGGCTTCCTGAAAGGCCAGAACACCCAGGGCCGCCCCGTCGACCTGGTGGTCGCCGCCGACGGCAGCCTGCTCCTCTCGGACGACGGCACGGGGAAAGTCTGGCGCATTCAGTACGGTAAGTAA
- a CDS encoding MBL fold metallo-hydrolase — protein MNTVQVIPLRAGECFNFAAVTGQGEPWRVKSFPAGFALIVHPQRGPVLFDTGYSSLVRRLMRRWPGVLYGLVTPVRLDERETARAQLARLGWSASDIREIIVSHLHADHVGALRDFPQARFLLDAPAFGELRGLQGVKAVRRAFLPELLPDDFASRIQPLKFTAAPPGLSPFSEVADVFGDESVLAVRVPGHAPGMVALIARTHPQATWEGDGAGLTVLAADAAWTVRALREGLPVHPLGRLAFWNAAQEARSARRLCEWLTGHPQAQVIVSHDAPEVGRA, from the coding sequence GTGAACACCGTTCAGGTGATTCCCCTGCGGGCCGGCGAGTGCTTCAATTTCGCGGCAGTGACCGGGCAGGGGGAGCCGTGGCGCGTGAAGTCGTTTCCCGCCGGGTTTGCGCTGATCGTTCATCCGCAACGTGGCCCGGTGCTGTTCGACACCGGGTACAGTTCGCTGGTCAGGCGCCTCATGCGCCGCTGGCCGGGCGTGCTTTACGGCCTGGTGACGCCCGTCAGGTTAGACGAACGCGAAACGGCCAGAGCGCAACTGGCCCGACTGGGCTGGTCTGCCAGCGACATCCGCGAAATCATCGTTTCGCACCTGCACGCCGATCATGTCGGTGCCTTGCGGGATTTCCCACAGGCCCGGTTTCTGCTGGACGCTCCTGCATTCGGTGAATTGCGCGGCTTACAGGGGGTGAAGGCGGTGCGCCGCGCCTTCCTGCCGGAACTCCTGCCCGACGATTTCGCGTCCCGAATCCAGCCGCTGAAGTTCACGGCCGCGCCGCCCGGCCTTTCTCCATTTTCAGAAGTGGCGGACGTGTTCGGCGATGAAAGTGTGCTGGCAGTGCGCGTGCCGGGTCACGCCCCGGGCATGGTGGCGCTGATCGCCCGAACGCACCCGCAGGCCACCTGGGAGGGCGACGGCGCGGGCCTGACAGTGCTGGCCGCCGACGCCGCCTGGACGGTTCGCGCTTTGCGGGAAGGGCTTCCGGTTCACCCGCTGGGCCGCCTGGCCTTCTGGAATGCGGCGCAGGAGGCCCGCAGTGCCCGGCGGTTGTGCGAGTGGCTGACCGGGCACCCGCAGGCCCAGGTGATCGTCAGCCACGACGCGCCCGAGGTGGGCCGTGCTTGA
- a CDS encoding Hsp20/alpha crystallin family protein, with product MNEPVLSRLQQLMTIREGVENLGQPGAWHPAADWVDAGTHLLLLMDVPGVNVESLALEEQGDTVTITGERSTPEHRLSAERPGGTFTRKLTFPQEVLPQTGQATVKNGVLTVQFEKKHPTIDVTCQTETEK from the coding sequence ATGAACGAGCCGGTGCTGTCGAGACTGCAACAACTCATGACCATCCGCGAGGGCGTGGAGAACCTGGGCCAGCCGGGCGCCTGGCACCCCGCCGCCGACTGGGTGGACGCCGGAACCCATCTGCTGCTGCTGATGGACGTGCCGGGCGTCAACGTCGAGTCACTGGCGCTGGAGGAGCAGGGCGACACTGTAACCATCACGGGTGAACGCAGCACCCCCGAGCACCGCCTGAGCGCCGAACGCCCCGGCGGCACGTTTACCCGCAAGCTGACTTTTCCACAGGAAGTGCTACCGCAGACCGGGCAAGCCACCGTGAAGAATGGCGTGCTGACCGTGCAGTTCGAGAAGAAGCACCCCACCATCGACGTGACCTGCCAGACTGAAACAGAAAAGTGA
- a CDS encoding glycosyltransferase — protein sequence MKLERAYLGLAFAFFALKGATLLVNALTFPRLKREAPTLPADLKVSILVPARDEAHNLPRTLPGVLNQPVTEVLLLDDGSQDGTPEVARRLGAQVLMGLPLPPGWMGKSWACQQLAQAASGDILIFTDADVRWQEGAAQAVVHELWARQADLLTVLPRPEDLTLGARFLTPLVDNVVQTFLPYPLLQTRWPLATTANGAVMAFRREAYWSLGGHATVKMEMLEDTVFARHLKAGGHRVTQASGQTLIGVRMYRSYPESIQGFSKNAVGVHLNSRPLMVGLAVWQFAAYTLPWLLPARTLAWQALRAMTLLERTLVNLVTGRHAPADLLEGLLGPITPLLALPGYRRALKPHVTWKGRDYPQ from the coding sequence ATGAAACTGGAACGGGCGTACCTGGGCCTCGCCTTCGCGTTTTTTGCTTTGAAAGGCGCCACGCTGCTGGTCAATGCCCTGACCTTCCCCCGGTTGAAGCGGGAAGCCCCCACCCTTCCCGCTGACTTGAAGGTGTCCATTCTGGTTCCCGCGCGTGACGAGGCGCACAACCTTCCCCGAACCCTTCCAGGCGTGCTGAATCAACCCGTCACCGAGGTACTCCTGCTGGACGACGGCAGCCAGGACGGCACGCCGGAAGTGGCCCGGCGACTGGGCGCCCAGGTTCTGATGGGCCTGCCGCTTCCGCCCGGCTGGATGGGGAAATCCTGGGCGTGCCAGCAACTCGCGCAGGCCGCGTCCGGGGACATCCTGATCTTCACGGACGCCGATGTGCGCTGGCAGGAGGGGGCGGCACAGGCAGTGGTGCACGAACTCTGGGCGCGGCAGGCCGACCTGCTGACTGTGCTGCCCCGCCCGGAAGACCTGACGCTGGGCGCACGCTTCCTGACGCCCCTCGTCGATAACGTCGTTCAGACCTTCCTGCCCTATCCACTGCTGCAAACGCGCTGGCCCCTGGCGACCACGGCGAACGGCGCAGTCATGGCTTTCCGCCGTGAAGCGTACTGGTCACTGGGCGGCCACGCCACCGTGAAAATGGAGATGCTGGAAGACACCGTGTTCGCCCGCCACCTGAAAGCGGGGGGGCACCGCGTCACGCAGGCCAGTGGGCAAACCCTGATCGGCGTGCGCATGTACCGCAGTTACCCGGAGTCCATTCAGGGTTTCAGCAAGAACGCCGTGGGTGTCCACCTGAATTCCCGCCCTCTGATGGTCGGCCTCGCCGTGTGGCAGTTTGCCGCTTACACCTTGCCGTGGCTCTTGCCTGCCCGAACTCTCGCCTGGCAAGCTCTGCGGGCCATGACCCTGCTGGAACGAACCCTGGTGAATCTGGTCACTGGCCGGCACGCCCCCGCCGACCTGCTGGAAGGACTGCTGGGGCCCATCACACCCCTGCTGGCACTGCCCGGGTACCGCCGCGCCCTCAAACCGCACGTCACCTGGAAAGGCCGGGATTATCCGCAGTAA
- a CDS encoding NAD-dependent epimerase/dehydratase family protein, whose amino-acid sequence MRVLVTGATGFLGGTAARLWQSAGMDVVGVGRDPVRGAALQAAGVEWVQVDLLNRGSWEPLFDRVDAVFHAAALSSLWGRWPDFYRQNVQVSAAVAEACARRGLRLVHVSTPSVYNATGWTQNVGEDTPLGPTFDSLYAKSKYQAEVAVQRACPDACLIRPRGIYGVGDTSIVPRLVRALRTGHLPRLTRTEVFTELTHVRNVVRAAELALHSRVAGIFNVTDGVATPIWHTIDLLADTLNLTRPQRHVPPRLVEGAAGVLERVYALHPARPEPPITASSVRLLTRGMTLDLTRARERLGYQPVISPPEGLAEVLRSLA is encoded by the coding sequence ATGCGCGTGCTGGTGACCGGAGCGACAGGGTTCCTGGGTGGAACAGCCGCCCGCTTGTGGCAGAGCGCGGGGATGGACGTGGTGGGGGTGGGCCGTGACCCGGTGCGGGGGGCGGCCCTGCAGGCGGCCGGGGTGGAGTGGGTGCAGGTTGATCTGCTGAACCGGGGGTCATGGGAGCCGTTGTTCGACCGTGTGGATGCGGTGTTTCACGCGGCGGCCCTGTCGAGCCTGTGGGGACGCTGGCCGGATTTTTACCGGCAGAACGTTCAGGTGAGCGCCGCTGTGGCGGAGGCGTGTGCGCGGCGTGGCCTGCGCCTCGTTCACGTCAGTACCCCCAGCGTCTACAACGCCACGGGATGGACGCAGAACGTCGGGGAAGATACGCCTCTTGGCCCGACGTTCGATAGCCTATACGCGAAAAGTAAATATCAGGCGGAAGTGGCGGTGCAACGGGCCTGCCCGGACGCCTGCCTGATTCGCCCGCGCGGAATTTACGGGGTGGGCGACACGAGTATCGTTCCGCGCCTGGTGCGTGCCCTGCGAACGGGGCACTTGCCGCGCCTGACACGCACGGAAGTGTTCACAGAATTGACGCACGTCAGGAACGTGGTTCGCGCGGCGGAACTGGCCCTGCACAGTCGAGTGGCGGGCATCTTCAACGTCACGGACGGGGTCGCCACGCCCATCTGGCACACCATCGACCTGCTGGCGGACACCCTGAATCTGACCCGCCCGCAGCGACACGTACCGCCGCGACTGGTGGAAGGCGCAGCAGGCGTCCTGGAACGCGTGTATGCCCTGCATCCCGCACGGCCTGAACCGCCCATTACAGCCAGCAGCGTGCGCCTCCTGACGCGGGGTATGACGCTTGACCTGACCCGCGCGCGTGAACGCCTGGGGTATCAGCCGGTCATTTCCCCGCCTGAGGGACTGGCGGAAGTGCTGCGGAGTCTGGCGTGA
- a CDS encoding YiaA/YiaB family inner membrane protein, translating into MTTLPRPSSSPYTNPDVIGDSPAWLSFIWIAFSVALGLMIVGIYFLPVDWWIKGYLYMGTLFLTASTLTLSKSLRDRHEYERLVNRVKSARTEQVLSQYES; encoded by the coding sequence ATGACGACCCTACCCAGACCGTCCAGCAGCCCGTACACCAATCCCGACGTGATCGGCGACTCGCCCGCCTGGCTCAGCTTCATCTGGATCGCCTTCAGTGTGGCGCTGGGCCTGATGATCGTCGGCATCTACTTCCTGCCGGTGGACTGGTGGATCAAGGGTTACCTGTACATGGGTACGCTGTTCCTGACCGCCAGTACCCTCACGCTGTCCAAGAGCCTGCGCGACCGGCACGAATACGAACGCCTGGTCAACCGCGTGAAATCGGCCCGCACCGAACAGGTACTCAGCCAGTACGAAAGCTGA
- a CDS encoding F390 synthetase-related protein, with protein sequence MLDALHVLKHALLEGRLMFRDRAALESHQERQIRQHLRWVALHSPATARRFQRAGLTLGRWRELPPTGKAEMMADFDTLNTAGLRLSEALRVARQAEDSRDFTPTLAGTRGPVTVGLSTGTSGNQGVFVASRAERVQWAGVVLRHLLPDWPLGLLRGHRIAFFLRAEGGLYRTVQSRALDFRFFDLLRPVQELAAQLTEYAPTVLVGPPSVLRAVAQAGAKAAPQRVVSVAEVLEDAERDLLTRKFGPLVQVYQATEGLLALPCPHGHLHLNEAHVHFDWEPLGGGYVRPVVTDFRRTTQPIIRHRLDDVLLLGNPCSCGLASRRVERIAGRQDDALLLPGPSGSITVWPDFLRGALGRVPLLQEYQLQQTGPESLRLSLHPLHPEVAEQAVQELRLALTRTGVSVNTLQIDVQPWTAPAPGVKRRRVQRLFRGETQ encoded by the coding sequence GTGCTTGACGCCCTGCACGTTCTGAAGCACGCCCTGCTGGAGGGGCGCCTGATGTTCCGTGACCGGGCCGCCCTGGAAAGCCATCAGGAGCGTCAGATCAGGCAGCACCTGCGCTGGGTGGCGCTTCACAGTCCGGCCACGGCGCGGCGTTTTCAACGCGCGGGTCTGACGCTGGGCCGCTGGCGTGAACTGCCGCCCACCGGGAAAGCCGAGATGATGGCGGATTTCGACACGCTCAACACTGCCGGGTTGCGCCTCAGCGAGGCCCTGCGGGTGGCCCGGCAGGCCGAGGATTCGCGGGACTTCACGCCCACCCTGGCGGGAACGCGCGGCCCGGTCACGGTGGGCCTGTCTACCGGCACCAGTGGCAACCAGGGCGTGTTCGTCGCCAGTCGCGCCGAGCGGGTGCAGTGGGCGGGCGTCGTGCTGCGTCACCTGCTGCCGGACTGGCCGCTGGGGTTGCTGCGCGGTCACCGCATTGCCTTTTTCCTGCGGGCCGAGGGAGGGCTGTACCGCACGGTGCAGAGCCGCGCGCTGGATTTCCGCTTCTTCGACCTGCTGCGCCCCGTGCAGGAACTCGCGGCCCAACTGACGGAGTACGCGCCGACGGTGCTGGTCGGGCCGCCCAGCGTCCTGCGGGCGGTCGCGCAGGCCGGAGCAAAAGCTGCACCTCAGCGCGTGGTCAGTGTCGCCGAGGTGCTGGAGGACGCTGAGCGCGACCTGCTGACCCGCAAATTCGGGCCGCTGGTGCAGGTGTACCAGGCCACCGAAGGTTTACTGGCGCTGCCCTGCCCGCACGGCCACCTGCACCTGAACGAAGCGCATGTTCATTTCGACTGGGAACCGCTGGGGGGCGGATACGTGCGCCCAGTCGTGACAGATTTCCGGCGCACCACGCAACCCATCATCCGGCACCGCCTGGACGACGTGCTGCTGCTCGGGAACCCGTGTTCCTGCGGCCTGGCCTCCCGACGGGTCGAACGCATTGCCGGGCGCCAGGACGACGCCTTGCTCCTTCCTGGCCCGTCGGGAAGCATAACCGTCTGGCCGGATTTTCTGCGCGGCGCACTGGGCCGCGTGCCGCTGCTGCAGGAGTACCAGCTTCAGCAAACCGGGCCGGAGTCGCTGCGCCTGTCCCTGCATCCCCTGCATCCAGAGGTGGCGGAGCAGGCCGTGCAGGAACTCCGGCTGGCCCTGACCCGAACCGGGGTGAGCGTGAACACCCTGCAGATAGACGTGCAGCCCTGGACTGCGCCCGCTCCTGGCGTGAAACGCCGCCGGGTGCAGCGGCTTTTTCGAGGAGAAACGCAATGA
- a CDS encoding vWA domain-containing protein encodes MLDAKIRAHREFLLAQTPGQKLFLALSVMPTGEARQARPALSVAFVVDTSGSMREVVTEPTERTGQHTRIDGRDYEVVRGAKNKLELLTEALRAVVHSDLLRPEDRIALVKFDDMADVLVPFTPATDRARLLAAVERLDWYSGGTQMGAGMVAGTKLLQSESGSRRMVLLTDGQAFDAAVAEDQAQELAHLNVPVTTVGVGDEVNTELLTRITDLTQGQPIDVVPDTDNPQPPAVRATELPAALLGDMQQAVNETVTNVQLSVRAVKDVVLDRVTRVQPTQTEVAKTDGPLNLGSVDVTTGATYVLEFTLPARPAARMRLAQLGLTYEVPGANYRGEVPPVDVVVEFTADEAQAARIDPEVMQWVQQRNIEGLVAQATREAQSNPQQAAKTLELARSMTQRLGNGAMTQVLDRAIGELGSSKTISLGTAKTMRLGAKTQVLRSGPETPGSTDGALPSDEEIRKMTGA; translated from the coding sequence ATGCTTGATGCCAAAATCCGAGCACATCGTGAATTCCTGCTGGCACAGACGCCGGGGCAGAAGCTGTTCCTGGCGCTGAGTGTCATGCCCACCGGGGAGGCCCGGCAGGCGCGGCCGGCCCTGTCGGTGGCGTTCGTGGTGGACACGTCCGGTTCCATGCGCGAGGTGGTGACCGAGCCGACCGAGCGCACCGGACAGCACACCCGCATCGACGGCCGTGATTACGAGGTGGTGCGCGGCGCGAAAAACAAGCTGGAACTGCTGACCGAGGCGCTCAGGGCCGTGGTGCATTCGGATCTGCTGCGCCCGGAAGACCGCATCGCGCTGGTGAAGTTCGACGACATGGCCGATGTGCTGGTGCCGTTTACCCCGGCCACGGACCGGGCGCGGCTGCTGGCGGCCGTCGAGCGGCTGGACTGGTACTCGGGCGGCACGCAGATGGGCGCGGGCATGGTGGCGGGCACGAAACTGCTGCAAAGCGAGTCGGGCAGCCGCCGCATGGTGCTGCTGACCGACGGGCAGGCTTTCGACGCGGCGGTCGCTGAGGATCAGGCGCAGGAACTGGCGCACCTGAATGTGCCGGTCACGACGGTGGGCGTGGGCGATGAGGTGAACACGGAACTGCTGACCCGCATCACGGACCTGACGCAGGGGCAACCGATCGACGTGGTGCCGGACACCGACAACCCGCAGCCTCCGGCGGTTCGCGCCACCGAGTTGCCGGCCGCCCTGCTGGGAGACATGCAACAGGCCGTGAACGAAACGGTCACAAACGTGCAGCTCTCGGTGCGGGCCGTCAAGGACGTGGTGCTCGACCGCGTGACCCGCGTGCAGCCCACCCAGACCGAAGTGGCGAAAACGGACGGCCCGCTGAACCTGGGCAGTGTGGACGTGACGACGGGCGCCACCTACGTGCTGGAGTTCACGCTGCCCGCCCGTCCGGCGGCGCGTATGCGGCTGGCGCAACTGGGCCTGACCTACGAGGTGCCCGGCGCGAACTACCGCGGCGAAGTGCCGCCGGTGGACGTGGTGGTGGAATTCACCGCCGACGAGGCGCAGGCCGCCCGCATTGACCCGGAAGTGATGCAGTGGGTGCAGCAGCGCAACATCGAGGGCCTGGTCGCGCAGGCCACCCGCGAGGCGCAGAGCAACCCACAGCAGGCCGCCAAAACCCTGGAACTTGCGCGCAGCATGACCCAGCGCCTCGGGAACGGCGCGATGACGCAGGTGCTCGACAGGGCCATTGGCGAACTGGGCAGCAGCAAGACCATCAGCCTGGGCACCGCGAAGACCATGCGTCTGGGCGCCAAAACGCAGGTGCTCAGGAGCGGCCCGGAAACCCCCGGCAGCACGGACGGGGCACTGCCCAGCGACGAAGAAATCCGCAAGATGACCGGGGCATAA